The following are from one region of the Leishmania braziliensis MHOM/BR/75/M2904 complete genome, chromosome 21 genome:
- a CDS encoding 19S proteasome regulatory subunit → MADNEWKGASFKQDEDHSAETAKLLERVNATTIPVLLRSSNAKLDEIVAELLTLEKVSRLGGDAASTKLLAVEVLRIYRTQKELELMLETLDMLMKKRGQTKQAQSAMIAECTIVLTDGSLAKEKQEEVLERLAYVTENKIHVELEHARFTIELATLHEAAGRKRSACDMLRTLHIETITNMPRLEKLEALNQQIRLCLELEDYDHVPLVSRKINHRGLGRDEAQQQKLKYFDLMRAYYAHKESFFNVGRCWYETYNTVKSTDDKLSALSNMVVHYLIAENATAKEIEDLAECTAFAPVTKLHDRVAALSTISEKLKSDLEDIPQLYALLQRFNSIELIQERVSSEVEVLCQTHPELAPYPARQELLSNRCSEHDIMVISKFYTRIPLRRLAELVHLSPEHTEMFIMTMVNNKTFYAKMDRVDGLVVFEARKNTMEVIASWNDSVERSVALLDKASHLITKERMLHNLVPQKVR, encoded by the coding sequence ATGGCCGACAACGAATGGAAGGGTGCCAGCTTCAAGCAGGATGAGGACCATTCTGCGGAGACGgcgaagctgctggagcgaGTCAACGCGACAACGATTCCTGTTcttcttcgcagcagcaacgcgaAGCTCGACGAGATCGTCGCTGAGCTACTCACTCTGGAAAAGGTAtcccgtcttggtggcgatgctgcTTCTACAAAGCTGCTGGcagtggaggtgctgcgcatctACCGCACGCAGAAGGAACTGGAACTTATGCTCGAAACTCTGGATATGTTGATGAAGAAGCGCGGACAGACCAAGCAGGCTCAGAGCGCTATGATCGCGGAGTGCACAATCGTCCTCACGGACGGCTCCTtggcgaaggagaagcaggaggaggtgctAGAGCGCCTGGCATACGTGACCGAGAACAAGATTCATGTCGAACTGGAACATGCACGCTTCACAATTGAGCTGGCAACTCTTCACGAGGCGGCGGGCCGTAAGCGCTCTGCGTGTGATATGCTGCGTACGCTGCACATCGAAACCATTACGAACATGCCGCGCTTAGAGAAGTTGGAGGCGCTGAATCAGCAGATCCGTCTTTGCCTAGAGCTGGAGGACTACGACCACGTCCCTCTTGTGTCGAGAAAGATCAACCATCGCGGTCTCGgccgcgacgaggcacagcagcagaagctcAAGTACTTTGACCTCATGCGCGCATACTATGCGCACAAAGAGTCCTTCTTCAACGTTGGTCGGTGCTGGTACGAGACATATAACACCGTGAAGAGCACCGATGACAAGCTCTCCGCCTTGAGCAACATGGTAGTGCACTACCTCATCGCTGAAAATGCCACCGCGAAGGAAATCGAGGATCTCGCGGAGTGCACGGCGTTTGCACCCGTCACCAAGCTGCACGACCGTGTCGCGGCTCTCTCAACTATTAGCGAGAAGCTGAAGAGTGACCTGGAGGATATTCCGCAGCTGTACGCACTTCTGCAGCGCTTCAACAGCATTGAGCTGATCCAGGAGAGGGTCTCCtcggaggtggaggtgctgtgtCAGACCCACCCGGAGCTGGCACCGTACCCCGCGCGTCAGGAGCTGCTCAGCAACCGCTGCAGCGAGCACGACATTATGGTGATTTCCAAGTTTTACACCCGCATCCCACTCAGGCGTCTTGCGGAGCTGGTTCATCTGTCGCCAGAGCACACGGAAATGTTCATCATGACGATGGTCAACAACAAGACCTTTTACGCAAAGATGGACCGTGTGGATGGACTGGTGGTGTTCGAGGCGCGAAAGAATACGATGGAGGTCATCGCGTCGTGGAACGACTCGGTCGAGCGCAGCGTAGCATTGCTGGACAAGGCATCACACCTTATCACAAAGGAGCGGATGCTGCACAACCTTGTCCCGCAGAAGGTCCGCTAG